A stretch of Myceligenerans xiligouense DNA encodes these proteins:
- a CDS encoding carbohydrate ABC transporter permease — MSGTSTPAAPRGATQPAAADRPGNTPRPVRRRRRRQISLDKASFFAVALFLPLTVYVIFVISPFVQAVYFSMTDWSGFTADMAFVGLDNFVRLLGDDKFLRAAMNSALLAVVVPTVTIVIAIGVATMVTVGGSTTGGVRGLRGAGFYRVISFFPYCVPAIVIGLVWAQVYDPSRGLLNGVLTGIGLDGMTDFPWLGDPRTAMGASMFVIVWSFIGFYTVLFVAAIKGVPGEIYEAARLDGASRFRTAVSITVPLIRDNVRTAWIYLGIAAIDSFVYMQAMNPGGGPGYSTFVISQDLYQTAFAKGQFGYATAMGVVLALVTLLFAGAVFLVDRITGGRDDVRGHA; from the coding sequence ATGTCCGGCACGTCAACCCCGGCGGCCCCCAGGGGCGCCACGCAGCCGGCCGCGGCGGACCGGCCCGGGAACACGCCCCGGCCCGTCCGCCGCCGGCGGCGCCGCCAGATCTCCCTCGACAAGGCGAGCTTCTTCGCGGTCGCCCTGTTCCTGCCGCTCACGGTGTACGTGATCTTCGTGATCTCGCCGTTCGTGCAGGCGGTGTACTTCTCGATGACGGACTGGAGCGGATTCACCGCCGACATGGCGTTCGTCGGGCTGGACAACTTCGTCCGCCTGCTCGGTGACGACAAGTTCCTGCGCGCCGCCATGAACAGCGCCCTGCTGGCCGTCGTCGTGCCGACCGTGACGATCGTGATCGCCATCGGGGTGGCCACCATGGTGACCGTCGGCGGCTCCACGACGGGCGGCGTGCGCGGCCTGCGAGGCGCGGGCTTCTACCGCGTGATCTCCTTCTTCCCGTACTGCGTTCCCGCGATCGTGATCGGCCTCGTCTGGGCCCAGGTGTACGACCCGTCCCGGGGCCTCCTGAACGGCGTCCTGACCGGCATCGGGCTCGACGGCATGACCGACTTCCCGTGGCTCGGCGACCCCCGGACCGCCATGGGCGCGTCCATGTTCGTGATCGTCTGGAGCTTCATCGGGTTCTACACCGTGCTGTTCGTGGCCGCCATCAAGGGCGTGCCGGGGGAGATCTACGAGGCCGCGCGGCTGGACGGCGCGAGCCGGTTCCGCACGGCCGTCTCCATCACCGTGCCCCTCATCCGCGACAACGTCCGCACGGCGTGGATCTACCTGGGCATCGCGGCGATCGACTCGTTCGTCTACATGCAGGCGATGAACCCCGGGGGTGGTCCGGGATACTCGACGTTCGTGATCAGCCAGGACCTGTACCAGACGGCGTTCGCCAAGGGCCAGTTCGGCTACGCGACCGCGATGGGCGTGGTGCTCGCGCTCGTGACGCTGCTCTTCGCCGGCGCCGTGTTCCTCGTGGACCGGATCACCGGCGGACGTGACGACGTGAGGGGGCACGCATGA
- a CDS encoding carbohydrate ABC transporter permease, with amino-acid sequence MSTGVEERHGTARRRVSGTAGDRTAVATSHVLLTFGAVLVVVPFVWVFVSSFKTTSEILASPFSLPADPSLDNYVNAWTDAGIGRYFLNTIVVVGCALFLVMLLGALTAYVLARFRFPGNKVIYNLMLAGLTFPVFLAIVPLFFVLRNAGLLNTLPGLIVTYVAFAFPFTVFFLYSFFRSLPHEVAEAAQVDGAGEWRTFFQIMLPMARPGMASVAIFNFLGLWNQFLLPVALNTETDNYVLTQGMAQFASQAGYAVDFGALYAGVVMTVIPVLVVYVFFQRRLQGSVAQGTFR; translated from the coding sequence ATGAGCACGGGCGTCGAAGAACGGCACGGCACGGCGCGGCGGAGGGTGTCGGGCACCGCGGGCGACCGGACGGCCGTCGCCACGAGTCACGTCCTGCTCACGTTCGGCGCGGTGCTGGTCGTCGTGCCGTTCGTGTGGGTGTTCGTGTCGTCGTTCAAGACGACGAGCGAGATCCTGGCCTCGCCGTTCTCGCTGCCGGCGGACCCGAGCCTGGACAACTACGTCAACGCGTGGACCGACGCGGGGATCGGCCGGTACTTCCTCAACACGATCGTCGTGGTGGGCTGCGCGCTGTTCCTCGTCATGCTGCTCGGTGCGCTGACGGCGTACGTGCTGGCCCGGTTCAGGTTCCCGGGCAACAAGGTGATCTACAACCTCATGCTGGCCGGGCTGACCTTCCCGGTGTTCCTCGCGATCGTCCCGCTGTTCTTCGTGCTGCGGAACGCGGGCCTGCTCAACACGCTGCCGGGCCTGATCGTCACGTACGTGGCGTTCGCGTTCCCGTTCACCGTTTTCTTCCTGTACTCGTTCTTCCGGAGCCTGCCGCACGAGGTGGCCGAGGCGGCGCAGGTCGACGGCGCGGGGGAGTGGCGCACCTTCTTCCAGATCATGCTGCCCATGGCGCGGCCGGGGATGGCCTCCGTGGCGATCTTCAACTTCCTGGGCCTGTGGAACCAGTTCCTGCTGCCCGTGGCGCTGAACACCGAGACGGACAACTACGTGCTCACGCAGGGCATGGCCCAGTTCGCCTCGCAGGCGGGGTACGCGGTGGACTTCGGCGCGCTGTACGCGGGTGTGGTCATGACCGTGATCCCGGTACTGGTGGTGTACGTGTTCTTCCAGCGCCGCCTGCAGGGCTCGGTGGCGCAGGGCACGTTCCGCTGA
- a CDS encoding ABC transporter substrate-binding protein: MRLRNHLRGGAVVAAVALTVSACSAQAGGGDTSGEGEVAGEITVITQRTDIVDTVFQEYKAEFEAEYPDVTVNFEAITDYEGEIAVRMNTDDYGDVLLIPNSVQPDQFATFFEPLGSVEEMGQEYRLVEEKAYDGQVYGLSITVNTQGLVYNKKVWEEAGITDLPATPDEFLDDLRAISQNTDAVPYYTNYADGWPLSQWDGNRGAMGDPAYQNTHVAHSDTPWAEDEWHGISDGLLYDVVAEGLSEEDPTTTNWEESKTLLGTGQVATMLLGSWAITQMRQAAEDAGGSAEDIGYMPFPYQVDGTFHAQVAGDYKNAINVNSEHKAAARAWIDWFAKESGYAHDEGGISPLLDGPMPETLGDFEAAGVEYVELEPAPQGKESYEADVVAAAEIDLYGNIYRQQLVDVARGAGGGDKESFFADLNQRWADARASVGE; the protein is encoded by the coding sequence ATGAGGTTGAGGAACCATCTGCGAGGCGGGGCCGTGGTCGCCGCCGTGGCACTGACCGTGTCGGCGTGCTCCGCCCAGGCCGGCGGCGGCGACACGTCCGGCGAGGGCGAGGTCGCCGGGGAGATCACGGTGATCACGCAGCGCACGGACATCGTCGACACGGTGTTCCAGGAGTACAAGGCCGAGTTCGAGGCGGAGTACCCGGACGTCACCGTCAACTTCGAGGCGATCACCGACTACGAGGGTGAGATCGCCGTGCGGATGAACACGGACGACTACGGCGACGTCCTGCTCATCCCGAACAGCGTGCAGCCCGACCAGTTCGCCACCTTCTTCGAGCCGCTCGGCTCGGTCGAGGAGATGGGCCAGGAGTACCGGCTCGTCGAGGAGAAGGCCTACGACGGCCAGGTCTACGGCCTCTCCATCACGGTGAACACCCAGGGCCTCGTCTACAACAAGAAGGTCTGGGAGGAGGCGGGGATCACCGACCTGCCCGCCACCCCCGACGAGTTTCTCGACGACCTGCGCGCCATCAGCCAGAACACGGACGCGGTCCCGTACTACACCAACTACGCGGACGGCTGGCCGCTGAGCCAGTGGGACGGCAACCGCGGCGCGATGGGCGACCCCGCCTACCAGAACACGCACGTCGCGCACAGCGACACCCCGTGGGCCGAGGACGAGTGGCACGGCATCTCCGACGGCCTGCTGTACGACGTCGTCGCCGAAGGCCTCTCCGAGGAGGACCCGACCACGACGAACTGGGAGGAGTCCAAGACCCTGCTCGGAACCGGCCAGGTCGCGACCATGCTCCTCGGCTCCTGGGCGATCACCCAGATGCGGCAGGCCGCCGAGGACGCCGGCGGCTCGGCCGAGGACATCGGCTACATGCCCTTCCCGTACCAGGTGGACGGCACGTTCCACGCGCAGGTCGCCGGTGACTACAAGAACGCGATCAACGTGAACAGCGAGCACAAGGCCGCGGCCCGGGCGTGGATCGACTGGTTCGCGAAGGAGTCGGGCTACGCCCACGACGAAGGCGGGATCTCGCCGCTCCTGGACGGCCCGATGCCCGAGACCCTGGGCGACTTCGAGGCGGCCGGCGTCGAGTACGTGGAGCTGGAGCCCGCGCCGCAGGGCAAGGAGTCGTACGAGGCCGACGTCGTGGCCGCCGCCGAGATCGACCTGTACGGGAACATCTACCGGCAGCAGCTGGTCGACGTCGCGCGCGGCGCCGGGGGCGGGGACAAGGAGTCGTTCTTCGCCGACCTGAACCAGCGCTGGGCCGACGCCCGTGCGTCGGTCGGGGAGTGA
- a CDS encoding carbohydrate ABC transporter permease, with amino-acid sequence MTDHTTIGLPRPPARPPARPAARPDLARHRLARGWRALSPLTTPLGITVKYTSLLIAVACALIPLITVFMAAFKTREEFATSDPLAPPGDWFNLENFVVAFTRGGMLQGFLNTTIILAVSLVGTILIGTMTAYAVDRFDFRGRRLVMGAFLLATLVPAVTTQVATFQVVNGLGLFNTRWAAIVLFMGTDIVSIYIFLQFMRSIPRSLDEAAMLDGAGRLTIYARIIFPLLRPAIATVVIIKGIAIYNEYYIPFLYMPSRDLGVVSTSLFRFMGPFGAQWEIISAGAVLVIIPTLIAFLLLQRQIYSGLTSGATK; translated from the coding sequence ATGACCGACCACACGACGATCGGGCTGCCACGCCCACCCGCACGCCCACCCGCGCGCCCCGCCGCCCGCCCGGACCTGGCCCGGCACCGCCTCGCGCGCGGGTGGCGGGCACTGAGTCCCCTGACCACGCCCCTCGGCATCACGGTCAAGTACACCAGCCTGCTGATCGCCGTCGCCTGCGCACTGATCCCGCTGATCACCGTGTTCATGGCGGCGTTCAAGACCCGCGAGGAGTTCGCGACGTCGGACCCGCTCGCCCCGCCCGGCGACTGGTTCAACCTCGAGAACTTCGTGGTCGCCTTCACCCGGGGCGGGATGCTGCAGGGATTCCTGAACACGACGATCATCCTGGCCGTGTCGCTGGTGGGCACCATCCTCATCGGGACGATGACCGCCTACGCGGTCGACCGTTTCGACTTCCGGGGCCGCCGGCTCGTGATGGGCGCCTTCCTGCTCGCCACGCTCGTGCCGGCGGTCACCACCCAGGTCGCCACCTTCCAGGTGGTGAACGGGCTGGGCCTGTTCAACACGCGCTGGGCCGCCATCGTGCTGTTCATGGGGACCGACATCGTGTCGATCTACATCTTCCTGCAGTTCATGCGGTCCATCCCGCGATCCCTCGACGAGGCGGCGATGCTCGACGGCGCCGGCCGACTGACCATCTACGCGCGGATCATCTTCCCGCTGCTGCGCCCCGCGATCGCCACCGTGGTGATCATCAAGGGCATCGCCATCTACAACGAGTACTACATCCCGTTCCTCTACATGCCCTCGCGGGACCTCGGCGTGGTCTCCACGTCGCTGTTCCGCTTCATGGGGCCGTTCGGCGCGCAGTGGGAGATCATCTCCGCCGGTGCGGTGCTGGTCATCATCCCGACCCTCATCGCGTTCCTCCTGCTGCAGCGACAGATCTACAGCGGACTGACCTCCGGAGCCACCAAGTGA
- the ngcE gene encoding N-acetylglucosamine/diacetylchitobiose ABC transporter substrate-binding protein, with protein sequence MSTNKFTEGRLAQAALDRRTFVRGAVATALLAPLGGALAGCAVPSGGGGGGTAAGEMSADNPFGLVEDADVEAVIFNGGYGFDYVEFAAEEAKKQFPDVTFEVSPSTQIAQELQPRFVGGNPPDLIDNSGAGSIGFNTIADQLEELDDVFEASNYEGTTIADTLYPSVKDPGTYNGRFVALNYVMTVYAVWYSASLFDQNGWAAPATWQEAIDLGAEAQKADKKLFVWGKEAATYYQTMALDSAIKEGGDEVRLALENLEPNAWSHDAMQGVLEALHEIVQKGYFVPGGAGTQFTAAQARWSNDQDALLYPSGGWIENEMKDATAADFQMTGFPTPTVSDSSALPYEAVRAGAGEPFIVPSAAANPAGGKEVLRAMLSAEAATNFSETRLAPTIVRGIVPDDGFGSTALVSQTGMLDAAGENIFNYQFVDYYGLNADQLVVWNAFLSGELDVKGVTDGLQKISDDVAGDDSVEKIEVS encoded by the coding sequence ATGTCCACGAACAAGTTCACCGAAGGTCGCCTGGCGCAGGCCGCACTGGACCGCAGGACCTTCGTGCGCGGCGCCGTCGCCACCGCCCTCCTCGCGCCGCTCGGCGGTGCGCTCGCCGGCTGCGCGGTTCCGAGCGGCGGTGGTGGTGGTGGGACCGCCGCCGGTGAGATGAGCGCCGACAACCCGTTCGGCCTGGTCGAGGACGCCGACGTCGAGGCCGTCATCTTCAACGGCGGCTACGGGTTCGACTACGTCGAGTTCGCCGCGGAGGAAGCGAAGAAGCAGTTCCCCGACGTCACCTTCGAGGTCTCCCCGTCCACGCAGATCGCCCAGGAGCTGCAGCCCCGGTTCGTGGGCGGCAACCCGCCGGACCTGATCGACAACTCCGGCGCCGGCTCGATCGGCTTCAACACGATCGCCGACCAGCTCGAAGAGCTCGACGACGTCTTCGAGGCCAGCAACTACGAGGGCACCACCATCGCCGACACGCTGTACCCGTCGGTCAAGGACCCCGGCACCTACAACGGCCGGTTCGTCGCCCTCAACTACGTGATGACCGTGTACGCCGTGTGGTACTCGGCCTCGCTCTTCGACCAGAACGGCTGGGCGGCGCCCGCCACCTGGCAGGAGGCCATCGACCTCGGCGCCGAGGCGCAGAAGGCGGACAAGAAGCTCTTCGTCTGGGGCAAGGAGGCCGCGACGTACTACCAGACGATGGCGCTCGACTCGGCCATCAAGGAGGGTGGCGACGAGGTCCGCCTCGCCCTGGAGAACCTGGAGCCGAACGCCTGGTCGCACGACGCGATGCAGGGCGTGCTGGAGGCCCTGCACGAGATCGTGCAGAAGGGGTACTTCGTGCCCGGCGGTGCCGGCACCCAGTTCACCGCCGCGCAGGCCCGGTGGAGCAACGACCAGGACGCCCTCCTGTACCCGTCCGGCGGCTGGATCGAGAACGAGATGAAGGACGCCACCGCCGCCGACTTCCAGATGACCGGCTTCCCGACCCCCACGGTCTCCGACAGCTCCGCGCTGCCGTACGAGGCGGTCCGCGCGGGCGCCGGCGAGCCGTTCATCGTGCCGAGCGCGGCCGCCAACCCGGCCGGCGGCAAGGAGGTCCTGCGCGCCATGCTGTCGGCGGAGGCGGCGACGAACTTCTCCGAGACCCGCCTCGCGCCCACCATCGTCCGGGGGATCGTGCCCGACGACGGCTTCGGCTCCACGGCGCTCGTCTCCCAGACCGGCATGCTCGACGCCGCGGGCGAGAACATCTTCAACTACCAGTTCGTCGACTACTACGGCCTGAACGCCGACCAGCTCGTCGTGTGGAACGCGTTCCTCTCGGGCGAGCTGGATGTCAAGGGCGTCACCGACGGGTTGCAGAAGATCAGCGACGACGTCGCCGGGGACGACTCGGTCGAGAAGATCGAGGTCAGCTGA
- a CDS encoding glycoside hydrolase family 2 protein: MTDISTPDTTPHGTPPHEPPPHDGPAVATVPDDRTARQVRDLHHGWTVRCAGGPVPGPLARALAAEGPGVPATVPGTVHTDLMAAGLVPDPYLDDNERLLAWIGRCDWEYRTAFARPAPAAGPTRHELAFDGLDTVATITLNGSEVGRTANQHRSYRFDVTDLLRDGENELTVRFASPVRYADAQSLELGQRPQVNHHPFNAIRKAACNFGWDWGIDAATAGIWRSVRLESWSTARLAAVRPLPGADLSGPAPVGLLDVHVDVERQAGAGAGEDPLEVGVVVRGPGGDRPGDASRGATVTIEPGQVSAVVRLRLDDAELWWPRGYGEQPLYDVEVVLAAPRTPSGTGREPEPAPPTPEPLDRWRGRTGFRSVALDLTPDDDGTSFTIVVNGRPVWVKGANWIPDDAFFHRVDRARYARRLDQAELANLNLLRVWGGGLYESGDFYAECDERGILVWQDFAFACAAYSEGEPLRGEVEAEARDAVTRLAPHPSLVLWNGSNENIWGYHDWGWKLRLDGRTWGLGYYTELLPRVVAELDGTRPYTPSSPWSGSLDVHPNDPDHGSMHSWELWNQLDWPHYRDTVPRFMAEYGWQGPPAWTTLRRSVGDTPLTPESPGMQVHQKAMEGNKKLTAGLVPHVPLPDDMEDWHWAMQWNQAVAVRTAVEHLRSWAPRCMGSVVWQLNDCWPVTSWAAVDGDERPKPLLYALAHAHADRLVTIQPRPAGSGAHAGMAAVVVNDSDEPWTGELVLRRLAYDGTELAEARSSFAAAPRGIATVPVPAAVATPGDTGSELIVASAGDVRGTWFFTEPRDSALAAPDLDARVEPAGDGRLAVRVTARNLVRDLTLLADKARPDAVADQALVTLLPGETTTFEVTFGAWPGGGAAADRGGRRSGTDAPDPAVLTAPRVLRSLNQLVGSPEAPRG; encoded by the coding sequence GTGACCGACATCTCCACGCCCGACACGACACCGCACGGCACCCCGCCGCACGAGCCGCCGCCGCACGACGGCCCGGCGGTCGCCACCGTGCCCGACGACCGCACCGCCCGGCAGGTTCGCGACCTGCACCACGGCTGGACGGTGCGCTGCGCCGGCGGGCCGGTCCCGGGACCGCTCGCCCGGGCGCTCGCGGCCGAAGGGCCGGGCGTGCCCGCGACCGTGCCCGGCACCGTGCACACCGACCTCATGGCCGCGGGGCTCGTTCCCGACCCGTACCTCGACGACAACGAGCGGCTGCTCGCCTGGATCGGCCGGTGCGACTGGGAGTACCGCACGGCGTTCGCGCGGCCCGCCCCGGCCGCCGGGCCCACGCGGCACGAGCTCGCCTTCGACGGTCTGGACACCGTCGCGACGATCACGCTGAACGGCTCCGAGGTGGGCCGCACGGCGAACCAGCACCGGTCCTACCGGTTCGACGTCACCGACCTCTTGCGCGACGGCGAGAACGAGCTGACGGTCAGGTTCGCCTCGCCGGTGCGGTACGCGGACGCGCAGTCGCTGGAGCTCGGGCAGCGCCCGCAGGTGAACCACCATCCGTTCAACGCGATCCGCAAGGCGGCCTGCAACTTCGGCTGGGACTGGGGCATCGACGCGGCCACGGCCGGCATCTGGCGGTCCGTGCGCCTCGAGTCGTGGTCCACGGCACGGCTCGCGGCCGTGCGCCCGCTCCCCGGCGCGGACCTGTCCGGTCCGGCGCCGGTGGGCCTGCTCGACGTGCACGTCGACGTCGAGCGGCAGGCCGGCGCGGGCGCGGGCGAGGATCCGCTGGAGGTCGGCGTGGTCGTCCGCGGCCCCGGCGGTGACCGGCCCGGAGACGCGTCCCGCGGGGCCACCGTGACGATCGAGCCCGGCCAGGTGTCCGCCGTCGTCCGCCTCCGCCTGGACGACGCCGAGCTGTGGTGGCCGCGCGGGTACGGCGAGCAGCCGCTGTACGACGTCGAGGTGGTGCTCGCCGCGCCCCGGACGCCGTCGGGCACCGGCCGGGAGCCGGAACCCGCGCCGCCGACACCGGAGCCGCTCGACCGCTGGCGTGGCCGCACCGGTTTCCGGAGCGTCGCGCTCGACCTGACGCCGGACGACGACGGCACGTCGTTCACGATCGTCGTCAACGGCCGCCCCGTCTGGGTCAAGGGCGCCAACTGGATCCCGGACGACGCCTTCTTCCACCGGGTGGACCGCGCGCGGTACGCGCGGCGGCTCGACCAGGCGGAGCTGGCGAACCTCAACCTCCTGCGGGTGTGGGGCGGCGGGCTCTACGAGTCGGGGGACTTCTACGCCGAGTGCGACGAGCGCGGCATCCTGGTGTGGCAGGACTTCGCGTTCGCCTGTGCCGCGTACAGCGAGGGCGAGCCGCTGCGGGGCGAGGTCGAGGCGGAGGCGCGCGACGCCGTCACACGCCTCGCGCCGCACCCGAGCCTCGTGCTGTGGAACGGCAGCAACGAGAACATCTGGGGCTACCACGACTGGGGCTGGAAGCTGCGCCTCGACGGGCGGACCTGGGGGCTCGGGTACTACACGGAGCTGCTGCCCCGCGTCGTGGCGGAGCTGGACGGCACCCGGCCGTACACGCCGTCGAGCCCGTGGTCGGGCAGCCTCGACGTGCACCCGAACGACCCGGACCACGGCTCCATGCACTCGTGGGAGCTGTGGAACCAGCTCGACTGGCCGCACTACCGCGACACCGTGCCGCGGTTCATGGCCGAGTACGGATGGCAGGGGCCGCCCGCCTGGACCACGCTCCGCCGCTCCGTCGGCGACACCCCGCTGACGCCCGAGTCGCCCGGCATGCAGGTGCACCAGAAGGCGATGGAGGGCAACAAGAAGCTCACCGCCGGCCTGGTGCCGCACGTCCCGCTGCCCGACGACATGGAGGACTGGCACTGGGCCATGCAGTGGAACCAGGCGGTCGCCGTGCGGACCGCCGTCGAGCACCTGCGCTCCTGGGCGCCGCGGTGCATGGGGTCCGTGGTCTGGCAGCTCAACGACTGCTGGCCGGTGACGTCCTGGGCGGCGGTCGACGGCGACGAGCGGCCCAAGCCCTTGCTGTACGCGCTGGCACACGCGCACGCGGACCGGCTCGTGACGATCCAGCCGCGGCCCGCCGGCTCCGGCGCGCACGCCGGAATGGCCGCCGTCGTCGTCAACGACAGCGACGAGCCGTGGACCGGTGAACTGGTCCTGCGGCGCCTCGCCTACGACGGGACCGAGCTCGCGGAGGCGAGGTCGTCCTTCGCCGCGGCACCCCGGGGGATCGCGACCGTGCCGGTCCCGGCGGCGGTCGCGACGCCCGGGGACACCGGGAGCGAGCTGATCGTCGCGAGCGCCGGCGACGTGCGGGGCACCTGGTTCTTCACGGAACCGCGCGACTCGGCGCTCGCGGCACCGGACCTCGACGCGCGGGTCGAGCCGGCGGGCGACGGGCGTCTGGCCGTGCGGGTCACCGCGCGGAACCTGGTGCGCGACCTGACGCTCCTGGCGGACAAGGCGCGTCCCGACGCGGTGGCCGACCAGGCGCTGGTCACGCTGCTGCCGGGGGAGACCACCACGTTCGAGGTGACGTTCGGGGCGTGGCCGGGCGGCGGGGCCGCCGCGGACCGCGGCGGCCGCCGGAGCGGGACGGATGCCCCGGACCCGGCCGTCCTGACGGCTCCTCGCGTGCTGCGCTCCCTCAACCAGCTCGTCGGGAGCCCGGAGGCGCCGCGCGGGTGA
- a CDS encoding carbohydrate ABC transporter permease produces MAVLTGVLARGRTSGSGRGPGHGLPVTPWLFLIVPLGLLVLFTYVPVANMVWYGFTSWDGLDPVKEPVGLDNYVRIFTDPQMFEVFFVSLYYLAGAAVQLVLALYFATVLSFDTRFRNFFKGVLFFPYLINGVAIGLVFLFLLRPGGTLDATLALVGVSEPPQWLGDPSLVNVSLAATSVWRYLGLNFVLFLGAIQSIPGELYEAADLDGATSWQKFRYIIAPAIRPIIGLTTILAISGSLSVFEIPWIMTGGANGSTTFVIQTVQQAFQFNKFGLASAMAVVLLLIVLLVTWIQRRLFPDERVDLT; encoded by the coding sequence ATGGCTGTCCTCACCGGCGTCCTCGCCCGCGGCCGGACCTCCGGGTCCGGCCGCGGGCCGGGCCACGGCCTCCCGGTCACGCCGTGGCTCTTCCTGATCGTGCCGCTCGGCCTGCTCGTGCTGTTCACCTACGTGCCGGTCGCGAACATGGTCTGGTACGGCTTCACCTCCTGGGACGGGCTGGACCCGGTCAAGGAGCCGGTCGGCCTCGACAACTACGTGCGGATCTTCACGGACCCGCAGATGTTCGAGGTCTTCTTCGTGAGCCTGTACTACCTGGCCGGTGCCGCCGTGCAGCTCGTCCTGGCCCTGTACTTCGCCACGGTCCTGAGCTTCGACACGCGGTTCCGGAACTTCTTCAAGGGCGTGCTCTTCTTCCCCTACCTCATCAACGGGGTGGCGATCGGCCTGGTGTTCCTGTTCCTCCTGCGCCCCGGCGGCACGCTCGACGCGACGCTCGCGCTCGTCGGCGTGAGCGAGCCGCCGCAGTGGCTCGGCGACCCGTCGCTCGTGAACGTGTCGCTCGCCGCGACGAGCGTGTGGCGGTACCTGGGGCTGAACTTCGTCCTGTTCCTGGGGGCGATCCAGTCGATCCCGGGCGAGCTGTACGAGGCGGCGGACCTCGACGGCGCCACGAGCTGGCAGAAGTTCCGGTACATCATCGCGCCCGCGATCCGGCCGATCATCGGCCTGACCACCATCCTGGCGATCTCGGGATCGCTGTCGGTGTTCGAGATCCCGTGGATCATGACGGGGGGCGCCAACGGCTCCACCACCTTCGTGATCCAGACCGTGCAGCAGGCCTTCCAGTTCAACAAGTTCGGCCTCGCCTCGGCCATGGCCGTCGTGCTGCTGCTCATCGTCCTGCTCGTCACCTGGATCCAGCGCAGGCTTTTCCCCGACGAGAGGGTGGACCTGACATGA